In Mastacembelus armatus chromosome 22, fMasArm1.2, whole genome shotgun sequence, a genomic segment contains:
- the dctn1b gene encoding dynactin subunit 1 isoform X4, protein MSQTRRNMHNRTTSSGSSRMSSDGGGRPVKVGSLVEVIGKGQRGTVAYIGTTLFASGKWVGVILDEAKGKNDGTVQGKRYFTCEENHGIFVRQSQIQLVDDGADTTSPETPEPGTGKVLKREILETPKSTKLRGVKPKKTPAPRKTTARRPKQPSRPASTGGKGAASGSASASAGEMSSSEPSTPAQTPLAAPVIPTLHSPGNPPAPVPSKEEEALRAQVKDVEEKLETLKMKRTEDKAKLKELEKHKIQLEQLQEWKSKMQEQQAELQKQLKEAKREAKEALEAKEHYMEEMSDTADAIEMATLDKEMAEERAESLQLEVDSLKEKVEELTMDLEILKHEIEEKGSDGAASSYHVKQLEEQNSRLKEALVRMRDLSASEKQEHLKLQKQMEKKNVELDTLRSQKEKLQEEMTVAEKTIDELKEQVDAALGAEEMVEMLTERNLDLEEKVREMRETVTDLEAINEMNDELQENARETELELREMLDLGAARVREAEKRVEAAQETVADYQQTIKKYRELTAHLQEVNRELTSQQEASAELQQQLPPAEMFDFKIKFAETKAYAKAIEMELRKMEVSQANRHVSLLTSFMPESFLRHGGDHDCILVLLLIPRLICKAELISKQAQEKFDLNENCVERTGLKGAVGEQLSFAAGLVYSLSLLQATLHKYEQALAQCGVEVYKKIGSLYPEMSVHERSLDFLIDLLHKDQLDETVNVEPLTKAIKYYQHLYSIHLAEQNEDCTVQLADHIRFTQSALDCMAVEVGRLRAFLHAGQEKADLAVLLKDLETSCSDIRQFCKKIRRRMPGTDAPGIPVALSFGQQVSDTLSDCRKHLTWVVAVLQEVAAAGAQMMSPLGEQEGLAAVKLEDVAFKAGEQIYGSQGANPYEYLRQSCGIVIATMNKMATAMQEGEYDSEKPLNKNSPPVDVRAAALRAEITDAEGLGLKLEDRETVIKELKKSLKIKGEELSEANVRLSLLEKKLDSSSKDADERVEKIQTRLDEAQTLLKKKEKDFEETMDALQADIDQLESEKAELKQRINSQSKMTIDGLRGTGSSGIASIVTGVAGEEQKANMMSSVGSASGVQVIDSPLLTQQIEAQRLCIKHLKNDNNRLKAEKMRAQLAALPPLHVPKLPSRDRGRPEVLSSALYRKTDQLLETLLQMSANVKVVDVTGKSPVTPSAQLLEQTARLQSLSDTLDRLKDEVAEHVVNQQPGGRVSSDFATFPSTSFVKVKEEKQGDTVLVGRVMVPCPRGQEQVHRLVLSQSQLQRVHSLLRT, encoded by the exons ACCaccagcagcggcagcagcaggaTGAGCTCAGACGGGGGCGGGCGGCCCGTCAAGGTGGGCTCCCTGGTGGAGGTGATCGGGAAGGGACAGCGGGGCACGGTGGCCTACATCGGCACCACGCTCTTTGCCTCTGGAAAATGGGTGGGTGTCATCCTGGATGAGGCCAAGGGCAAGAATGATGGCACCGTACAAGGCAAGCGCTACTTCACCTGTGAGGAGAATCATGGGATTTTTGTGCGACAGTCACAG ATCCAGCTCGTTGACGATGGAGCAGACACGACGTCTCCAGAGACACCTGAGCCCGGCACCGGCAAGGTTCTCAAACGAg AGATCCTGGAGACGCCCAAGTCCACTAAACTG CGAGGAGTGAAGCCCAAAAAG ACTCCTGCGCCCCGGAAG ACCACGGCCAGAAGGCCCAAG CAGCCCAGCCGGCCTGCGAGCACTGGTGGGAAGGGGGCTGCCTCCGGCTCGGCCTCCGCCTCTGCCGGAGAAATGAGCAGCAGCGAACCCAGCACACCAGCCCAGACGCCCCTCGCTGCTCCGGTCATTCCCACCCTCCACTCTCCTGGAAACCCTCCAGCCCCCGTCCCCAGCAAG gaggaggaggctctCCGTGCTCAGGTGAAGGACGtggaggagaagctggagaCGCTGAAGATGAAGCGGACGGAGGACAAAGCCAAActgaaggagctggagaagCACAAGATCCAGttggagcagctgcaggagtGGAAGTCCAAGATGCAGGAGCAGCAGGCCgagctgcagaaacagctcAAAGAGGCCAAGAGG GAGGCTAAAGAGGCCCTGGAGGCGAAGGAGCATTACATGGAGGAGATGTCGGACACTGCGGATGCGATCGAGATGGCGACGCTAGATAAAGAGATGGCCGAGGAGAGAGCggagtctctgcagctggaGGTCGACTCCCTCAAGGAGAAAGTGGAGGAGCTCACCATGGACCTGGAGATCCTCAAGCATGAGATAGAAGAGAAAG GTTCAGATGGAGCTGCCTCCAGTTATCATGTCAAACAGCTGGAAGAGCAGAACAGCAGACTGAAAGAAGCTCTGGTCAG GATGCGCGATCTGTCAGCGTCAGAGAAGCAGGAACATTTGAAGTTGCAGAAGCAGATGGAGAAGAAGAATGTGGAGCTGGACACTCTGAGGAGCCAGAAAGAAAAACTACAGGAAGAGATGACAGTGGCAGAGAAGACCATCGACGAGCTGAAAgagcag GTGGATGCAGCCTTAGGTGCAGAGGAGATGGTGGAGATGCTGACAGAAAGAAACCTGGACCTGGAGGAGAAAGTCCGAGAGATGAGAGAGACAGTTACTGACCTG GAGGCGATCAATGAGATGAACGACGAGCTGCAGGAGAACGCCAGAGAGACGGAGCTGGAGCTGAGAGAGATGCTGGACCTGGGAGCAGCCAGAGTCCGAGAGGCAGAAAAACGAGTGGAAGCTGCTCAGGAAACTGTGGCCGATTATCAGCAGACCATCAAGAAGTACCGCGAGCTCACTGCTCACCTGCAG GAGGTGAACAGAGAACTGACGAGCCAACAGGAGGCTtcagctgagctgcagcagcagctgccgcCAGCAGAGATGTTTGATTTCAAGATCAAGTTTGCAGAGACAAAGGCCTACGCCAAG GCCATTGAGATGGAGCTGAGGAAGATGGAGGTGAGTCAGGCCAACAGACACGTTTCTCTTCTCACCTCCTTCATGCCCGAGTCCTTCCTTCGTCACGGTGGAGACCACGACTGCATCCTGGTGCTGCTGCTCATCCCCAGGCTCATCTGCAAG GCCGAGCTGATCAGCAAACAGGCACAGGAGAAGTTTGACCTGAATGAGAACTGCGTGGAGCGGACGGGCCTGAAGGGAGCTGTCGGGGAGCAGCTGAGCTTCGCCGCTGGGCTGGTCTACTCACTCAGTCTGCTGCAGGCCACGCTCCACAAATACGAGCA agctcTGGCTCAGTGCGGTGTTGAGGTCTATAAGAAGATCGGTTCTCTGTATCCTGAGATGAGCGTCCATGAACGGTCTCTGGATTTCCTCATCGACCTGCTGCACAAAGACCAGCTGGATGAGACCGTCAATGTGGAGCCACTCACCAAGGCCATTAAATACTatcag CACCTGTACAGCATCCACCTGGCAGAGCAGAATGAGGACTGCACTGTGCAGCTGGCTGATCACATCAGA TTTACCCAGAGTGCCTTGGACTGCATGGCCGTGGAGGTTGGTCGTCTGCGGGCGTTCCTGCACGCGGGTCAGGAGAAGGCCGACCTCGCCGTGCTGCTGAAGGACCTGGAGACATCCTGCAGCGACATCCGACAGTTCTGCAAGAAGATCCGACGCAGGATGCCAGGAACAGACGCACCCGGCATCCCAGTTGCACTCAGCTTTGGACAGCAg GTGTCGGACACCCTGTCAGACTGTAGGAAGCACCTGACCTGGGTGGTGGCGGTGCTGCAGGAAGTGGCAGCAGCTGGAGCTCAGATGATGTCGCCACTCGGTGAGCAGGAGGGGCTGGCCGCTGTCAAACTGGAAGATGTGGCGTTCAAGGCGGGAGAGCAG aTCTACGGCTCACAGGGGGCCAACCCCTATGAGTATCTGCGACAGTCCTGTGGCATCGTCATAGCAACCATGAACAAGATGGCCACCGCCATGCAGGAGGGCGAGTATGACTCTGAGAAACCTCTAAACAAG AACTCTCCACCTGTGGACGTGCGAGCGGCGGCTCTGCGAGCAGAAATCACAGATGCAGAAGGTCTCGGCTTGAAGCTGGAGGACAGAGAAACAGTCATCAAAGAGCTGAAGAAGTCCCTGAAGATCAag GGAGAGGAGCTGAGCGAGGCGAACGTGCGTCTCAGTCTACTGGAGAAGAAACTGGACAGCTCGTCCAAAGATGCAGACGAACGTGTTGAGAAGATTCAGACTCGGCTGGACGAGGCCCAGACTCTgctgaagaagaaggaaaa GGATTTCGAGGAGACGATGGACGCGCTGCAGGCCGACATCGACCAGCTGGAGTCGGAGAAGGCCGAGCTGAAGCAGCGAATCAACAGCCAATCAAAGATGACCATCGACGGACTGAGAGGAACCGGCTCGTCAGGAATCGCTTCCATCGTCACAGGAGTGGCAGGAG AGGAACAAAAAG CGAACATGATGTCCAGTGTTGGATCAGCTTCTGGCGTCCAGGTGATCGACTCTCCTCTGCTGACTCAGCAGATTGAGGCTCAGAGGCTGTGCATCAAACACCTGAAGAACGACAACAACAGACTGAAG GCAGAGAAGATGCGTGCTCAGCTCGCTGCTCTGCCTCCCCTCCATGTGCCCAAACTTCCCTCCAGAGACCGGGGACGCCCTGAAGTGCTCTCGAGCGCCCTCTATCGCAAAACCGACCAGCTGCTGGAGACTCTGCTGCAGATGAGTGCCAACGTAAAGGTGGTGGACGTCACCGGGAAATCTCCAG TGACACCTAGTGCTCAGCTCCTGGAACAAACAGCCAGACTACAGTCCCTGAGTGACACACTGGACAGACTGAAG GATGAAGTAGCAGAGCACGTCGTCAACCAGCAACCCGGAGGTCGAGTCTCATCGGACTTCGCCACATTCCCTTCAACCTCGTTTGTAAAG gtgaaggaggagaagcaggGCGACACCGTGCTGGTGGGTCGGGTCATGGTGCCGTGTCCCCGTGGTCAGGAGCAGGTCCACCGCCTTGTCCTGtcacagtctcagctgcagaggGTCCACAGTCTGCTGCGCACCTAA
- the dctn1b gene encoding dynactin subunit 1 isoform X2 gives MSQTRRNMHNRTTSSGSSRMSSDGGGRPVKVGSLVEVIGKGQRGTVAYIGTTLFASGKWVGVILDEAKGKNDGTVQGKRYFTCEENHGIFVRQSQIQLVDDGADTTSPETPEPGTGKVLKREILETPKSTKLRGVKPKKTPAPRKTTARRPKQPSRPASTGGKGAASGSASASAGEMSSSEPSTPAQTPLAAPVIPTLHSPGNPPAPVPSKEDVTMETQEEEALRAQVKDVEEKLETLKMKRTEDKAKLKELEKHKIQLEQLQEWKSKMQEQQAELQKQLKEAKREAKEALEAKEHYMEEMSDTADAIEMATLDKEMAEERAESLQLEVDSLKEKVEELTMDLEILKHEIEEKGSDGAASSYHVKQLEEQNSRLKEALVRMRDLSASEKQEHLKLQKQMEKKNVELDTLRSQKEKLQEEMTVAEKTIDELKEQVDAALGAEEMVEMLTERNLDLEEKVREMRETVTDLEAINEMNDELQENARETELELREMLDLGAARVREAEKRVEAAQETVADYQQTIKKYRELTAHLQEVNRELTSQQEASAELQQQLPPAEMFDFKIKFAETKAYAKAIEMELRKMEVSQANRHVSLLTSFMPESFLRHGGDHDCILVLLLIPRLICKAELISKQAQEKFDLNENCVERTGLKGAVGEQLSFAAGLVYSLSLLQATLHKYEQALAQCGVEVYKKIGSLYPEMSVHERSLDFLIDLLHKDQLDETVNVEPLTKAIKYYQHLYSIHLAEQNEDCTVQLADHIRFTQSALDCMAVEVGRLRAFLHAGQEKADLAVLLKDLETSCSDIRQFCKKIRRRMPGTDAPGIPVALSFGQQVSDTLSDCRKHLTWVVAVLQEVAAAGAQMMSPLGEQEGLAAVKLEDVAFKAGEQIYGSQGANPYEYLRQSCGIVIATMNKMATAMQEGEYDSEKPLNKNSPPVDVRAAALRAEITDAEGLGLKLEDRETVIKELKKSLKIKGEELSEANVRLSLLEKKLDSSSKDADERVEKIQTRLDEAQTLLKKKEKDFEETMDALQADIDQLESEKAELKQRINSQSKMTIDGLRGTGSSGIASIVTGVAGANMMSSVGSASGVQVIDSPLLTQQIEAQRLCIKHLKNDNNRLKAEKMRAQLAALPPLHVPKLPSRDRGRPEVLSSALYRKTDQLLETLLQMSANVKVVDVTGKSPVTPSAQLLEQTARLQSLSDTLDRLKDEVAEHVVNQQPGGRVSSDFATFPSTSFVKVKEEKQGDTVLVGRVMVPCPRGQEQVHRLVLSQSQLQRVHSLLRT, from the exons ACCaccagcagcggcagcagcaggaTGAGCTCAGACGGGGGCGGGCGGCCCGTCAAGGTGGGCTCCCTGGTGGAGGTGATCGGGAAGGGACAGCGGGGCACGGTGGCCTACATCGGCACCACGCTCTTTGCCTCTGGAAAATGGGTGGGTGTCATCCTGGATGAGGCCAAGGGCAAGAATGATGGCACCGTACAAGGCAAGCGCTACTTCACCTGTGAGGAGAATCATGGGATTTTTGTGCGACAGTCACAG ATCCAGCTCGTTGACGATGGAGCAGACACGACGTCTCCAGAGACACCTGAGCCCGGCACCGGCAAGGTTCTCAAACGAg AGATCCTGGAGACGCCCAAGTCCACTAAACTG CGAGGAGTGAAGCCCAAAAAG ACTCCTGCGCCCCGGAAG ACCACGGCCAGAAGGCCCAAG CAGCCCAGCCGGCCTGCGAGCACTGGTGGGAAGGGGGCTGCCTCCGGCTCGGCCTCCGCCTCTGCCGGAGAAATGAGCAGCAGCGAACCCAGCACACCAGCCCAGACGCCCCTCGCTGCTCCGGTCATTCCCACCCTCCACTCTCCTGGAAACCCTCCAGCCCCCGTCCCCAGCAAG GAGGACGTCACTATGGAAACACAG gaggaggaggctctCCGTGCTCAGGTGAAGGACGtggaggagaagctggagaCGCTGAAGATGAAGCGGACGGAGGACAAAGCCAAActgaaggagctggagaagCACAAGATCCAGttggagcagctgcaggagtGGAAGTCCAAGATGCAGGAGCAGCAGGCCgagctgcagaaacagctcAAAGAGGCCAAGAGG GAGGCTAAAGAGGCCCTGGAGGCGAAGGAGCATTACATGGAGGAGATGTCGGACACTGCGGATGCGATCGAGATGGCGACGCTAGATAAAGAGATGGCCGAGGAGAGAGCggagtctctgcagctggaGGTCGACTCCCTCAAGGAGAAAGTGGAGGAGCTCACCATGGACCTGGAGATCCTCAAGCATGAGATAGAAGAGAAAG GTTCAGATGGAGCTGCCTCCAGTTATCATGTCAAACAGCTGGAAGAGCAGAACAGCAGACTGAAAGAAGCTCTGGTCAG GATGCGCGATCTGTCAGCGTCAGAGAAGCAGGAACATTTGAAGTTGCAGAAGCAGATGGAGAAGAAGAATGTGGAGCTGGACACTCTGAGGAGCCAGAAAGAAAAACTACAGGAAGAGATGACAGTGGCAGAGAAGACCATCGACGAGCTGAAAgagcag GTGGATGCAGCCTTAGGTGCAGAGGAGATGGTGGAGATGCTGACAGAAAGAAACCTGGACCTGGAGGAGAAAGTCCGAGAGATGAGAGAGACAGTTACTGACCTG GAGGCGATCAATGAGATGAACGACGAGCTGCAGGAGAACGCCAGAGAGACGGAGCTGGAGCTGAGAGAGATGCTGGACCTGGGAGCAGCCAGAGTCCGAGAGGCAGAAAAACGAGTGGAAGCTGCTCAGGAAACTGTGGCCGATTATCAGCAGACCATCAAGAAGTACCGCGAGCTCACTGCTCACCTGCAG GAGGTGAACAGAGAACTGACGAGCCAACAGGAGGCTtcagctgagctgcagcagcagctgccgcCAGCAGAGATGTTTGATTTCAAGATCAAGTTTGCAGAGACAAAGGCCTACGCCAAG GCCATTGAGATGGAGCTGAGGAAGATGGAGGTGAGTCAGGCCAACAGACACGTTTCTCTTCTCACCTCCTTCATGCCCGAGTCCTTCCTTCGTCACGGTGGAGACCACGACTGCATCCTGGTGCTGCTGCTCATCCCCAGGCTCATCTGCAAG GCCGAGCTGATCAGCAAACAGGCACAGGAGAAGTTTGACCTGAATGAGAACTGCGTGGAGCGGACGGGCCTGAAGGGAGCTGTCGGGGAGCAGCTGAGCTTCGCCGCTGGGCTGGTCTACTCACTCAGTCTGCTGCAGGCCACGCTCCACAAATACGAGCA agctcTGGCTCAGTGCGGTGTTGAGGTCTATAAGAAGATCGGTTCTCTGTATCCTGAGATGAGCGTCCATGAACGGTCTCTGGATTTCCTCATCGACCTGCTGCACAAAGACCAGCTGGATGAGACCGTCAATGTGGAGCCACTCACCAAGGCCATTAAATACTatcag CACCTGTACAGCATCCACCTGGCAGAGCAGAATGAGGACTGCACTGTGCAGCTGGCTGATCACATCAGA TTTACCCAGAGTGCCTTGGACTGCATGGCCGTGGAGGTTGGTCGTCTGCGGGCGTTCCTGCACGCGGGTCAGGAGAAGGCCGACCTCGCCGTGCTGCTGAAGGACCTGGAGACATCCTGCAGCGACATCCGACAGTTCTGCAAGAAGATCCGACGCAGGATGCCAGGAACAGACGCACCCGGCATCCCAGTTGCACTCAGCTTTGGACAGCAg GTGTCGGACACCCTGTCAGACTGTAGGAAGCACCTGACCTGGGTGGTGGCGGTGCTGCAGGAAGTGGCAGCAGCTGGAGCTCAGATGATGTCGCCACTCGGTGAGCAGGAGGGGCTGGCCGCTGTCAAACTGGAAGATGTGGCGTTCAAGGCGGGAGAGCAG aTCTACGGCTCACAGGGGGCCAACCCCTATGAGTATCTGCGACAGTCCTGTGGCATCGTCATAGCAACCATGAACAAGATGGCCACCGCCATGCAGGAGGGCGAGTATGACTCTGAGAAACCTCTAAACAAG AACTCTCCACCTGTGGACGTGCGAGCGGCGGCTCTGCGAGCAGAAATCACAGATGCAGAAGGTCTCGGCTTGAAGCTGGAGGACAGAGAAACAGTCATCAAAGAGCTGAAGAAGTCCCTGAAGATCAag GGAGAGGAGCTGAGCGAGGCGAACGTGCGTCTCAGTCTACTGGAGAAGAAACTGGACAGCTCGTCCAAAGATGCAGACGAACGTGTTGAGAAGATTCAGACTCGGCTGGACGAGGCCCAGACTCTgctgaagaagaaggaaaa GGATTTCGAGGAGACGATGGACGCGCTGCAGGCCGACATCGACCAGCTGGAGTCGGAGAAGGCCGAGCTGAAGCAGCGAATCAACAGCCAATCAAAGATGACCATCGACGGACTGAGAGGAACCGGCTCGTCAGGAATCGCTTCCATCGTCACAGGAGTGGCAGGAG CGAACATGATGTCCAGTGTTGGATCAGCTTCTGGCGTCCAGGTGATCGACTCTCCTCTGCTGACTCAGCAGATTGAGGCTCAGAGGCTGTGCATCAAACACCTGAAGAACGACAACAACAGACTGAAG GCAGAGAAGATGCGTGCTCAGCTCGCTGCTCTGCCTCCCCTCCATGTGCCCAAACTTCCCTCCAGAGACCGGGGACGCCCTGAAGTGCTCTCGAGCGCCCTCTATCGCAAAACCGACCAGCTGCTGGAGACTCTGCTGCAGATGAGTGCCAACGTAAAGGTGGTGGACGTCACCGGGAAATCTCCAG TGACACCTAGTGCTCAGCTCCTGGAACAAACAGCCAGACTACAGTCCCTGAGTGACACACTGGACAGACTGAAG GATGAAGTAGCAGAGCACGTCGTCAACCAGCAACCCGGAGGTCGAGTCTCATCGGACTTCGCCACATTCCCTTCAACCTCGTTTGTAAAG gtgaaggaggagaagcaggGCGACACCGTGCTGGTGGGTCGGGTCATGGTGCCGTGTCCCCGTGGTCAGGAGCAGGTCCACCGCCTTGTCCTGtcacagtctcagctgcagaggGTCCACAGTCTGCTGCGCACCTAA